A single window of Acetobacteraceae bacterium DNA harbors:
- a CDS encoding nicotinamide mononucleotide transporter has translation MGLSILQIIELFASLSAAIGATLIMFPRRSGWLFLLMSGLLYIFIFGYNKLYATLALQLGFASLSLYGLISWSKKSQAPQDFCPLIYSPLYILRDLSLAALGSFLWAELLAHVTDDPHPYWDGTLSIYAMLAQYWMSRAYLCHWILWLVADGAYATSLFCWGLPMSGLLYAYLALLSIVGLFHWSRILRQKRA, from the coding sequence ATGGGCCTAAGCATTCTGCAAATTATAGAACTTTTCGCCTCACTCTCTGCGGCGATCGGCGCAACGCTGATTATGTTTCCCCGTCGTTCCGGTTGGCTTTTTCTTCTGATGAGCGGTTTACTCTATATCTTCATCTTTGGATATAATAAGCTCTATGCCACCCTCGCTCTTCAACTTGGATTTGCCTCTCTCAGCCTTTACGGCCTCATAAGCTGGTCAAAAAAATCTCAAGCGCCTCAAGATTTTTGTCCACTTATTTATTCTCCTTTATATATCCTGCGAGATTTGAGCCTCGCTGCCTTAGGAAGTTTTCTCTGGGCTGAACTTCTTGCGCATGTCACAGATGACCCGCACCCTTATTGGGATGGCACATTAAGCATTTATGCTATGCTCGCCCAATATTGGATGTCTCGTGCCTATCTCTGTCATTGGATTTTATGGCTGGTAGCTGATGGTGCCTATGCAACATCCCTCTTCTGCTGGGGGCTTCCGATGAGTGGTTTGCTCTATGCCTATCTTGCCCTGCTTTCCATTGTTGGTCTTTTTCACTGGTCTCGTATCCTCCGACAGAAAAGGGCTTAA
- a CDS encoding efflux RND transporter permease subunit gives MSSISRFFIDRPVLAWVIGIIVMLVGTVSLFKMPISQYPPIAAPAVNITVSDPGASAETVNNTVVQPILQQMFGLDHLEYVTSTSYGNGTMLIDLTFEQGTNPDIAQVQVQNRLQVVQPQLPQEVVSQGISVLKEQASFMMVLSFSCKDGSLSDADIADYVASNIQDPISRVSGVGDHQLFGAEYAMRIWLDPDKLYNYNLNISDVENALKEQNIQLPAGELGGLPANKNAKINATIIGPRRLSDVKQFKQILIKVNQDNSRVTLGDIAKIELGPQSFNISASENNYPAAGLGLKLAPGANQLETENAVLAKINELSEYFPPGLSYGIPMDTKPYITHSIEEVVETLIIAIILVVLVMMVFLQNLRATIVPTLAIPVVLLGTFGMLSAMGYTLNTLTMLALVLAVGLLVDDAIVVVENVERVMNEEKLSPKAATRKSMEEISGALFGIVMVLTAVFLPMAFFGGSVGIIYRQFSITIVVAMWLSLGVALILTPAMCATLLKPHTHSTVQGRGLFGKIQTLFQKAGARFNQFFDALTAEYIKGVEKVLQHWKASFSIFCVLAVSATLLFCKLPSGFLPDEDQGKIFGMIQLRSNGTQDKVVEITRDLSDWVLKTYSVNINSVFAMNGFSFAGQGQNNGAFFINLAPWDERPRQDQSAQTIAMGIMQHFWEDPRARVFAFSPPAVQELGNATGFDLELVNEGNLTREEFLARRDDILMRAAQDPLLTSVRPNGMEDAAQYVFEVDRGKANAMGVSNEDINDTISGALGSIYVNQFLRNNRVKQVYIQAEPSARMNERDLKRWYIRNHTGTMVPLNAFTSGHWITGPQKLENYNGLPSFEINGEPASGVSSGQAMAEMVKLVKETPGGGVGYAWVNLSYEQVSAGGSTLPLYALASIIIFLCLAGLYESWTIPVAVLLVLPLGVLGAVSFSMGRGYANDIYFQIGVLTTVALSVKNAILIVEFAYEYYNKGTSLADAAMRAAQQRLRPILMTSIAFLCGVLPLAIAVGAGAGARRAIGTCVVGGMLSATLFAVYFVPLFFVEVLRFFKVKPVGEDGEC, from the coding sequence ATGTCTTCCATTTCACGTTTTTTTATTGATCGTCCCGTTCTCGCTTGGGTTATTGGCATTATTGTGATGCTTGTGGGCACGGTCTCTCTGTTTAAAATGCCAATTTCGCAATATCCGCCGATTGCAGCGCCAGCGGTAAATATTACCGTTTCTGATCCTGGAGCTTCGGCAGAAACGGTTAATAATACCGTGGTTCAGCCAATCTTGCAGCAAATGTTTGGTCTGGATCATCTGGAATATGTCACGTCCACTTCTTACGGGAATGGGACGATGCTGATTGATTTGACCTTTGAGCAGGGGACTAATCCTGATATTGCGCAGGTGCAGGTTCAAAATAGACTTCAGGTTGTGCAGCCGCAATTGCCGCAGGAAGTGGTCTCCCAGGGGATTAGCGTTTTAAAAGAGCAAGCCAGCTTTATGATGGTTCTCTCTTTTTCGTGTAAAGATGGCAGTCTGAGTGATGCCGATATTGCCGATTATGTGGCTTCGAATATTCAAGATCCAATTTCTCGGGTGAGTGGTGTGGGGGATCATCAGCTTTTTGGGGCAGAATATGCGATGCGTATCTGGCTCGATCCCGATAAGCTTTATAATTATAATTTAAACATTTCAGATGTTGAAAATGCTTTAAAAGAGCAAAATATTCAGCTCCCAGCCGGGGAGTTGGGGGGATTACCAGCAAATAAGAATGCCAAAATTAACGCCACTATTATCGGGCCGAGACGTTTATCCGATGTGAAGCAATTTAAACAAATTCTCATCAAGGTGAATCAAGATAATAGTCGTGTTACTTTAGGTGATATTGCTAAAATTGAGCTGGGACCGCAGAGTTTTAATATTTCTGCCTCTGAAAATAATTATCCTGCGGCGGGTCTAGGCTTGAAGCTTGCCCCCGGCGCTAATCAGCTAGAAACAGAAAATGCTGTTTTAGCAAAAATCAATGAGCTTTCAGAATATTTTCCGCCGGGACTGTCTTACGGCATTCCTATGGATACGAAACCTTATATTACACACTCTATTGAGGAGGTTGTCGAAACCCTCATTATTGCGATTATTTTGGTCGTGCTTGTGATGATGGTTTTTTTACAAAATCTTCGGGCAACGATTGTCCCAACTTTAGCCATTCCTGTTGTGCTTTTGGGGACTTTCGGGATGTTGTCGGCAATGGGATATACTTTAAATACGCTGACAATGCTTGCCCTTGTTCTTGCTGTTGGACTTTTGGTGGATGATGCAATTGTTGTCGTAGAAAATGTCGAACGCGTGATGAATGAGGAAAAACTCTCCCCCAAGGCGGCGACCCGTAAATCCATGGAGGAAATTAGCGGAGCACTTTTTGGTATTGTGATGGTTTTGACCGCTGTTTTTTTGCCAATGGCGTTTTTTGGTGGTTCTGTTGGGATTATTTACCGTCAGTTTTCCATTACAATTGTTGTTGCCATGTGGCTTTCTCTTGGTGTCGCATTGATTTTGACACCAGCAATGTGTGCGACGCTTTTAAAGCCTCATACCCATTCTACTGTGCAGGGCAGAGGATTGTTTGGCAAAATTCAGACGCTTTTCCAAAAAGCAGGTGCACGCTTTAACCAATTTTTTGATGCGCTGACGGCTGAATATATCAAGGGTGTTGAAAAGGTGCTCCAACATTGGAAGGCCTCTTTTTCCATTTTTTGTGTTTTGGCAGTTTCTGCGACTTTATTATTTTGCAAATTGCCTTCAGGATTTCTTCCTGATGAGGATCAGGGCAAAATTTTTGGCATGATTCAGTTACGCTCTAATGGCACGCAGGATAAAGTCGTTGAAATCACACGGGATTTATCGGACTGGGTGCTGAAAACCTATTCAGTGAATATTAACTCTGTTTTTGCCATGAATGGTTTTAGTTTCGCAGGGCAAGGACAAAATAACGGCGCTTTTTTCATTAATTTAGCCCCATGGGATGAAAGACCCCGTCAAGACCAGTCTGCCCAAACAATTGCTATGGGTATTATGCAGCATTTTTGGGAAGATCCAAGGGCACGTGTCTTTGCTTTTAGCCCGCCCGCAGTGCAGGAGTTGGGGAATGCGACAGGATTTGACCTTGAACTGGTCAATGAGGGGAATTTAACGCGGGAAGAATTTTTAGCAAGGCGTGACGATATTTTGATGCGTGCGGCACAAGATCCGCTTTTAACCTCTGTTCGTCCAAATGGGATGGAGGATGCAGCGCAATATGTGTTTGAAGTCGATAGGGGCAAAGCCAACGCTATGGGCGTCAGTAACGAAGATATCAATGATACGATTTCGGGTGCCTTAGGGTCTATTTATGTCAATCAGTTTTTAAGAAATAATCGTGTCAAACAGGTCTACATTCAGGCGGAACCCTCTGCTCGTATGAATGAAAGAGATCTAAAACGCTGGTATATCCGTAACCATACCGGTACAATGGTACCATTGAATGCTTTTACTTCGGGTCATTGGATTACAGGGCCGCAAAAGCTTGAAAATTACAATGGTTTACCTTCTTTTGAAATTAATGGTGAGCCCGCATCCGGTGTGAGTTCGGGACAGGCTATGGCCGAAATGGTCAAGTTGGTAAAAGAAACGCCGGGCGGTGGTGTGGGATATGCTTGGGTTAATCTTTCTTATGAACAGGTTTCCGCTGGCGGATCGACTTTGCCTTTATATGCTTTAGCCTCAATCATTATTTTTCTTTGCCTTGCGGGACTTTATGAAAGTTGGACAATCCCTGTTGCCGTGCTTTTGGTTTTACCGCTTGGGGTGTTGGGGGCCGTGAGTTTTAGCATGGGACGAGGCTATGCCAATGATATTTATTTTCAGATTGGGGTGCTGACGACTGTCGCCTTGTCGGTTAAAAATGCCATTTTGATTGTTGAGTTTGCATATGAATATTATAACAAAGGGACTTCATTAGCAGATGCTGCCATGCGGGCGGCACAACAGAGACTGCGTCCTATTTTGATGACTTCTATTGCGTTTTTATGCGGTGTGTTACCTTTGGCGATCGCTGTCGGGGCTGGGGCTGGGGCACGTCGTGCCATTGGCACATGCGTTGTTGGCGGTATGTTATCGGCAACGCTTTTTGCCGTGTATTTTGTCCCTTTGTTTTTTGTGGAAGTGTTACGCTTTTTTAAAGTTAAGCCGGTCGGAGAAGACGGGGAATGCTGA
- a CDS encoding amino acid permease: MTATKKGYRKDLSERHIRMIALGGTIGTGLFLGAGLRLHTAGPSLIFAYALCGLCVFMILRALGELVVYRPASGSFVSYAQEFLGSGAAYAMGWFYALNLLLTGIVDITAVAVFLHYWPIFQFLPQWMIALAALCLVGALNFIGVKYFGEVEFWLALIKVGSLALFLAIGGVVLAHAFFHSHQSVGIPMITAHGGFFPHGWGAPIFLLQGVIFAYASSEFIGIAASECANPREVVPKAINGVIWRILFFYVGSIALLALLLPFDHYMASESPFVTFLKTLGVPMIADIMNIVVLMAAFSSLNSCLYSTSRILRALAETGAAPKSFLKLSSKARIPFIAIGVTLCFYLIGVFLNYLIPNYVFELALGVAAVGVIGAWATILLCNISLHRAITSGKIQKTEYPMPGSPLTNYLTLGFLGFIVISIGFDYPNGTITLAALPILAIGMYLSWHIILKHKKKSASL; this comes from the coding sequence ATGACAGCAACGAAAAAAGGATATCGAAAAGACCTTTCTGAACGTCATATTCGTATGATTGCGCTTGGCGGAACGATTGGAACTGGTCTCTTTTTAGGAGCTGGCCTGCGTCTTCACACTGCAGGTCCTTCTCTTATTTTTGCTTATGCCCTCTGTGGCCTCTGCGTTTTTATGATTTTACGGGCGCTCGGTGAACTGGTTGTTTATCGTCCCGCCAGTGGGAGCTTTGTTTCTTACGCTCAGGAGTTTTTAGGCTCTGGCGCAGCCTATGCTATGGGATGGTTTTATGCCCTTAATCTCCTTTTAACAGGGATCGTTGATATTACAGCTGTTGCTGTTTTTCTTCATTATTGGCCAATTTTTCAATTTCTCCCCCAATGGATGATCGCCCTTGCTGCCTTATGCCTTGTAGGGGCGCTTAACTTTATCGGTGTTAAATATTTCGGTGAGGTTGAATTTTGGCTAGCCCTTATTAAAGTTGGTTCGCTAGCACTCTTTCTGGCGATTGGCGGCGTTGTTCTTGCCCATGCCTTTTTTCATAGTCACCAATCTGTCGGTATCCCAATGATTACCGCCCATGGCGGTTTTTTTCCACATGGCTGGGGAGCGCCGATTTTCCTCCTTCAAGGCGTAATTTTTGCCTATGCCTCCAGTGAATTTATCGGTATCGCAGCCAGTGAATGTGCCAATCCTCGTGAGGTTGTGCCCAAAGCGATCAATGGCGTTATCTGGCGCATTCTTTTTTTCTATGTCGGGTCAATCGCTCTTTTAGCCCTTCTTCTCCCTTTTGATCATTATATGGCCTCGGAAAGCCCCTTTGTGACTTTCCTCAAAACGCTCGGCGTGCCCATGATTGCCGATATTATGAATATCGTTGTTCTCATGGCCGCTTTCTCTAGTCTTAACTCCTGCCTCTACTCCACAAGCCGCATTTTACGTGCCCTTGCGGAAACGGGTGCGGCGCCTAAATCTTTCTTAAAACTTAGTTCCAAAGCACGCATTCCTTTCATTGCCATTGGCGTGACACTCTGTTTTTATCTTATTGGGGTGTTTTTAAACTATCTCATTCCTAATTATGTTTTTGAATTAGCGCTGGGTGTTGCTGCCGTTGGGGTCATTGGTGCGTGGGCAACAATTTTACTTTGTAATATCAGTCTGCATCGTGCGATCACTTCTGGAAAAATTCAAAAAACCGAATATCCAATGCCAGGCTCCCCTCTTACCAATTATTTAACGCTTGGCTTTCTCGGCTTTATCGTTATTAGTATCGGTTTTGATTATCCAAATGGCACCATTACCCTTGCTGCCCTGCCAATCTTAGCCATCGGCATGTATCTCAGCTGGCATATCATTCTCAAACATAAAAAAAAATCCGCTTCCCTTTAA
- a CDS encoding efflux RND transporter periplasmic adaptor subunit, giving the protein MFFESENIRQKMAFLKVFLPKWQTDKKFRILSSLAFIGIVLLLFYLFFSFKSFFAPAKRITLPPQPVNIIELHYQNAVLETVLPGRINAIEQAHIRPQVSGVIVSRDFHQGADVEKGQVLYKIYAVPYQAAVDQAQGAWMEARAMHLRAQVQLKRYGPLHQAHAVSDQAYDNAVADEEQTRGQLLQTEGALHVAQVNLDYSTVRSPISGRIGRMIYTPGTLVTANQPDDIALVTRLDPIYVDVNLAAEELLRFRREISEGRIKAAGVNAASVRLELSDGSDYAQEGRLELSEVTVDPSTGTLVMRAQFPNPQHLLLPGMFARAHIREGADPHALLVPEEAVEFSPNGSPYVMLALKDNHVKMQPIQLGLRVGGELMVKKGLQEGDHLIVSGLVKIHQGDVITPMPLSSKESEAPNGKKA; this is encoded by the coding sequence ATGTTTTTTGAGAGTGAAAATATTAGGCAGAAAATGGCGTTTTTAAAGGTATTTCTGCCAAAATGGCAGACGGATAAAAAATTCAGAATTCTCTCATCGCTTGCCTTTATCGGAATCGTTCTTCTCCTTTTTTATCTATTTTTTTCGTTTAAAAGTTTTTTTGCACCTGCAAAACGCATTACCTTACCGCCTCAGCCTGTTAATATTATCGAACTCCATTATCAGAATGCGGTTCTGGAAACTGTCTTGCCCGGACGGATCAATGCCATTGAACAGGCACATATTCGTCCGCAGGTGAGCGGCGTGATTGTCTCAAGAGATTTTCATCAGGGGGCAGATGTCGAAAAGGGACAGGTTCTCTATAAAATTTATGCCGTGCCTTATCAGGCGGCTGTAGATCAGGCGCAAGGGGCGTGGATGGAGGCAAGGGCCATGCATTTACGTGCGCAAGTGCAGTTAAAACGCTATGGGCCGCTACATCAGGCACATGCTGTGAGCGATCAGGCTTATGATAATGCTGTTGCAGATGAGGAACAGACACGGGGACAGTTGCTTCAGACCGAGGGGGCACTTCATGTCGCTCAGGTTAATTTAGATTATTCGACAGTTCGTTCTCCAATTTCCGGGCGTATCGGGCGTATGATTTACACGCCAGGGACATTGGTTACGGCGAATCAGCCCGATGATATTGCGTTGGTAACACGTCTTGACCCAATTTATGTGGATGTGAATTTAGCCGCAGAAGAATTATTGCGTTTCCGCCGTGAAATTTCAGAAGGACGCATCAAAGCGGCTGGCGTAAATGCGGCCTCTGTGCGTTTAGAATTGTCTGATGGATCAGATTACGCTCAAGAAGGGCGGCTGGAACTTTCAGAAGTGACGGTGGACCCCTCAACAGGAACATTGGTGATGCGGGCACAATTTCCTAATCCACAGCATTTGCTATTGCCGGGTATGTTTGCACGGGCACATATTCGAGAGGGGGCGGATCCACATGCTTTATTGGTACCGGAGGAGGCCGTTGAGTTCTCCCCAAATGGCTCTCCTTACGTGATGCTGGCGCTCAAAGATAACCATGTTAAAATGCAGCCGATTCAGTTAGGCCTTCGTGTTGGTGGTGAATTGATGGTAAAAAAAGGACTTCAAGAGGGGGATCATTTGATTGTTTCCGGCCTTGTTAAAATTCATCAAGGGGATGTGATCACGCCGATGCCTTTATCGTCGAAGGAGAGCGAAGCGCCTAACGGGAAGAAAGCTTAG
- a CDS encoding amino acid permease, whose protein sequence is MTDNADKNILKAQKKLADKAASADPTSPENLPLHDEGYNKSLSERHMNMMAIGGAIGTGLFMGAGVRLNQVGPSLIVVYALCGLCAFMILRAVGQLVMYRPSSGSFVTYAREFLGEGAAYTAGWFFCLNWALTGIADISAVALFVHYWASFQFIPQWTIALAALCIVMASNLVGVRYFGEMEFWLSLIKVASIIVFLVVGISVLAFGIHLHTNIAGHVETITPGVHMVAQHGGFFPHGFLPAILLIQGVIFAYAATELIGVTAGECAEPRKIVPKAVNSIIWRITIFYVGSIALLALVLPWSAYKAGESPFVTFFSSIGVGGTATIMNLVVITAALSSLNSGLYSTGRVLRALSLSGSAPKILSRLSKQKVPYVGILATVGVYIIGVGLNFFIPSQVFELALGVASIGFLGVWATILLCQLRLFKEIKEGRIAPTGFPMPFAPYSGWIALAFLASILVMMAFDYPSGTFSVAALPIFAVLLFIGWQFVRKNKQKNMQNPEQ, encoded by the coding sequence ATGACCGATAATGCTGACAAAAACATACTAAAAGCTCAAAAAAAACTTGCGGATAAAGCGGCCTCTGCGGACCCGACCTCCCCCGAAAATCTTCCTTTGCATGATGAGGGATATAATAAATCACTCTCTGAACGCCATATGAACATGATGGCCATCGGCGGGGCGATTGGAACGGGCCTTTTTATGGGGGCCGGTGTACGCCTTAACCAAGTCGGCCCTTCCCTGATCGTGGTTTACGCATTATGCGGTCTGTGCGCCTTTATGATTTTACGTGCCGTTGGCCAGCTTGTTATGTACCGCCCTAGTTCTGGCAGTTTTGTAACATATGCAAGAGAATTTCTGGGAGAAGGCGCTGCCTACACGGCTGGATGGTTTTTTTGCCTAAACTGGGCACTCACAGGAATCGCAGATATTAGTGCTGTTGCGCTTTTTGTTCATTACTGGGCCAGCTTTCAATTTATTCCACAATGGACAATTGCTTTAGCCGCTCTTTGCATTGTGATGGCCTCTAATCTTGTGGGGGTAAGATATTTTGGTGAAATGGAGTTTTGGCTCTCTCTCATTAAAGTTGCCTCCATCATCGTCTTTCTTGTCGTCGGGATTTCCGTGCTTGCCTTCGGCATTCACTTACATACAAATATTGCCGGTCATGTGGAGACGATTACCCCCGGTGTTCACATGGTCGCACAGCATGGTGGCTTTTTCCCCCATGGTTTTTTACCTGCCATTCTACTGATCCAAGGCGTTATTTTTGCGTATGCGGCAACAGAATTGATTGGTGTGACTGCGGGAGAATGTGCCGAGCCTCGAAAAATCGTGCCTAAAGCCGTCAATAGTATTATCTGGCGCATCACCATTTTTTATGTTGGCTCCATTGCTCTTTTGGCCTTAGTCCTTCCTTGGAGCGCTTATAAAGCAGGCGAGAGCCCTTTCGTCACTTTTTTCTCCTCCATCGGGGTGGGCGGCACCGCAACCATTATGAATCTTGTTGTGATTACAGCGGCACTCTCTTCCCTTAATTCTGGCCTTTACTCGACAGGTCGTGTGTTACGTGCCCTCTCTCTTTCAGGTTCAGCCCCCAAAATCCTTAGCCGTTTAAGCAAGCAAAAAGTCCCTTATGTCGGCATTTTAGCGACTGTCGGTGTTTATATCATTGGGGTCGGCTTAAATTTCTTTATCCCCTCACAAGTTTTTGAACTGGCACTCGGTGTTGCCTCCATTGGCTTCTTGGGCGTTTGGGCAACCATTTTACTGTGCCAATTACGTCTTTTCAAAGAAATCAAAGAAGGGCGGATCGCCCCAACTGGCTTCCCTATGCCTTTCGCACCCTATAGCGGCTGGATTGCCCTTGCCTTTCTCGCAAGTATTTTAGTGATGATGGCTTTTGACTATCCATCTGGAACCTTCAGTGTTGCAGCCTTGCCTATTTTTGCAGTTTTGCTCTTTATTGGCTGGCAGTTTGTCCGCAAAAACAAACAAAAAAACATGCAAAATCCAGAGCAATAA
- a CDS encoding TetR/AcrR family transcriptional regulator — protein sequence MLSVLELCPIHSADDGIPASKENLKERREKIFDTACALLQKGGYTELSVECLARKACMSKKTIYQIFESKEILLFELLQERLFIPMKFQPLSTPMTLAEELTELMRQLYEHCIHPRNLALLRLLIGESERSATVEQILSELIHRSDKESPLHSFLLEKREKGLLDFPDLEETSSRLFGLVLGAPFISHLLKCVQKEKDAAWTDRFIREGVRVFLAGYGTR from the coding sequence ATTTTATCTGTGCTTGAATTATGCCCGATCCATTCCGCTGATGACGGAATCCCCGCCTCCAAAGAAAATCTCAAAGAGCGGCGGGAAAAAATTTTTGATACGGCCTGCGCTCTGCTTCAAAAGGGCGGCTATACCGAGCTTTCTGTGGAATGTCTCGCCCGTAAAGCCTGCATGTCTAAAAAAACCATTTATCAAATTTTTGAAAGCAAAGAAATTCTGCTTTTCGAGCTTCTCCAAGAGCGCCTTTTCATCCCAATGAAATTCCAGCCGCTTTCCACACCCATGACACTGGCCGAAGAACTCACAGAGCTTATGCGCCAGCTCTACGAACATTGCATCCATCCTCGTAACCTTGCTCTGCTGCGCTTGCTGATTGGGGAAAGTGAACGTTCAGCAACAGTAGAGCAAATTTTAAGTGAGCTTATCCATCGCTCAGATAAAGAATCTCCACTTCATTCTTTCCTCTTGGAAAAGAGAGAAAAGGGGCTGCTTGATTTCCCAGACCTTGAAGAAACTTCCTCTCGGCTCTTTGGCCTGGTCTTAGGAGCACCCTTTATCAGCCATCTTTTAAAATGTGTTCAAAAAGAAAAGGATGCGGCGTGGACAGACAGATTTATCCGAGAGGGGGTGAGGGTTTTCCTTGCAGGATATGGCACCCGATAA
- the phoU gene encoding phosphate signaling complex protein PhoU → MNAGRAHIVKSYQQELDYLRALMADMGRQVEQQFDLAMRAILDGDNEAADEATAMDRDVDEMEREVESLAIRLLALRSPFGADLRETIAALKITDGLERMGDYAASIARRSRSVGEARGKISLSGLRSMGSLVQENLQRMIHAMKTQDPNEALALWYADDAVDESYTTFFRELVTYMIEEPRNIRPCTELLFIAKNLERIGDHAGNIAERIFYAATGTSLLQQKQRRPKSGWNSKKKIVEDVDAEVSEDEKSNQT, encoded by the coding sequence ATGAATGCTGGACGTGCACATATCGTAAAGAGTTATCAACAGGAATTAGACTACCTCCGTGCCCTTATGGCAGATATGGGCCGGCAGGTTGAGCAACAGTTTGATTTGGCCATGCGTGCCATTTTAGATGGTGATAATGAAGCCGCTGACGAAGCGACGGCAATGGATCGAGATGTCGATGAAATGGAGCGTGAGGTCGAGAGTCTTGCTATTCGTCTTTTGGCCTTGCGTAGTCCATTTGGCGCAGATTTGCGGGAAACAATCGCCGCCTTGAAAATCACGGATGGTTTAGAGAGAATGGGGGATTATGCTGCCTCTATTGCACGCCGTTCGAGATCTGTCGGGGAGGCAAGAGGAAAAATTTCTCTTTCCGGTTTGCGTTCTATGGGAAGTTTGGTTCAAGAGAATCTTCAACGTATGATTCATGCGATGAAAACCCAAGATCCGAATGAGGCCTTGGCCTTGTGGTATGCCGATGATGCGGTAGATGAATCTTATACGACTTTTTTCCGTGAATTGGTGACGTATATGATTGAGGAGCCTCGTAATATACGTCCTTGCACGGAACTGCTTTTTATTGCCAAAAATTTAGAACGTATTGGCGATCATGCGGGCAATATTGCAGAGCGTATTTTTTATGCGGCAACGGGAACAAGTCTTTTACAACAAAAGCAAAGGCGGCCTAAATCGGGCTGGAATAGCAAAAAGAAAATTGTTGAAGATGTTGATGCAGAGGTCAGCGAAGACGAAAAATCAAACCAAACATAA
- a CDS encoding efflux transporter outer membrane subunit, which translates to MLNRYFRLILSGLVGFSISGCNFAPITKRPHINTSRSYPNDAGGKPNDKLASENILELGWEDFFTDPRLKMLIQNALEYNRDLAGQFEAILQARGQYMAQRGMLLPQIGITEQAQFMDPSDAAGYSFAPGSGRSNPFFEYYNEGIGFASYEVDFWGRVANLSKAQKELALQNSENLRSLWLSILSQVANTYINWLEDRDLLILACETYLSQKHTLDLIQMTFNMGQADGLTVADARTQVEQSATQIAQASRLMANDEHMLTELVGGKMPEFLPPPRPLGEQTILRDLPAGLPSQLLNQRPDIRSVEHKLRQTNAEIGSARAAFFPKFTLSASEGNNALQFNHLFSKFAETWSLNPQMTIPVLTWGVNLGNLRTAESQAKQAASDYQKTALAAIHEVSDALTARETYLRQEKHTHQLVDATGRSYALAWMKYQEGIENYQIVLEQQRSFYNSQLSLIQVEAARFQNMVTVYRVLGGGWRKNGLLDAPVEKRDATKAEIPARQRPTWLRGWWEGDGYGKGF; encoded by the coding sequence ATGCTGAATCGCTATTTTCGACTGATCCTTTCTGGACTGGTTGGTTTTTCTATTTCAGGATGTAACTTTGCACCGATTACCAAGCGGCCGCATATTAATACGTCACGCTCTTATCCGAATGATGCAGGCGGAAAGCCAAATGATAAACTGGCCTCGGAGAATATTTTAGAATTGGGATGGGAGGATTTCTTTACAGATCCCCGTCTTAAAATGCTCATTCAAAATGCGCTTGAATATAATCGGGATTTGGCAGGGCAGTTTGAAGCGATTTTACAGGCACGTGGGCAATATATGGCGCAAAGAGGGATGTTATTGCCGCAAATTGGCATTACGGAACAAGCGCAATTTATGGACCCTTCGGATGCTGCGGGTTATTCCTTTGCGCCGGGAAGTGGTCGAAGTAATCCATTTTTTGAATATTATAACGAAGGGATCGGTTTCGCTTCTTATGAGGTTGATTTTTGGGGGCGGGTTGCCAACCTCTCCAAAGCTCAAAAGGAGCTGGCACTTCAAAATAGTGAAAATCTTCGAAGCTTATGGCTGAGTATTCTTTCTCAAGTTGCGAACACCTATATTAATTGGCTCGAAGACAGAGATCTTTTGATTCTAGCATGTGAAACCTATTTATCGCAGAAACATACCTTAGATCTCATTCAAATGACTTTTAACATGGGGCAGGCAGATGGTTTGACAGTAGCAGATGCACGGACACAGGTTGAGCAGTCTGCAACACAAATCGCACAAGCCTCTCGCCTGATGGCGAATGATGAACATATGCTGACGGAATTGGTTGGTGGTAAAATGCCGGAATTTCTACCGCCGCCGAGACCGCTGGGCGAGCAAACAATTTTACGGGATCTTCCAGCGGGTTTGCCTTCACAGCTTTTGAATCAGCGGCCTGATATTCGTTCGGTAGAGCATAAATTGCGCCAGACAAATGCTGAAATTGGTTCTGCACGTGCGGCTTTTTTCCCTAAATTTACTTTGAGTGCGTCAGAGGGGAATAATGCGCTGCAATTTAATCATTTATTCAGTAAATTTGCAGAAACATGGAGCCTTAATCCACAAATGACGATCCCTGTTTTAACATGGGGGGTGAATCTCGGAAATTTGAGAACAGCAGAATCTCAGGCAAAGCAAGCGGCTTCGGACTACCAGAAAACAGCTTTGGCTGCCATTCATGAAGTGTCGGATGCCTTGACAGCAAGAGAAACCTATCTCAGGCAAGAAAAACACACGCATCAGCTTGTGGATGCGACAGGGCGGAGCTATGCGCTGGCATGGATGAAATACCAAGAGGGCATTGAAAATTATCAAATTGTTTTAGAACAGCAACGCAGTTTTTATAATTCTCAGCTCAGTCTTATTCAGGTTGAGGCAGCGCGCTTCCAAAATATGGTCACCGTGTATCGGGTGCTAGGTGGCGGATGGCGTAAGAATGGTCTATTGGATGCACCGGTTGAGAAGCGGGATGCGACCAAGGCAGAAATACCAGCACGGCAACGTCCAACATGGCTGAGAGGCTGGTGGGAAGGCGATGGCTACGGAAAGGGATTTTAG